In a genomic window of Pelotomaculum thermopropionicum SI:
- a CDS encoding Fe-S oxidoreductase, with protein MRYEGAIFRPPSEASSLILQISVGCSNNTCTFCGAYKDKKFRVKSWLEIEADILIAKRYLDRVKRIFLADGNAMALDSSLLIKTLKMLYHEFPFLERVGIYAGAQDILRKQPEELKELKESGLGIVYFGLESGSDKILKMVRKGVTPAQMIEACKMVMEAGLTLSVTVIAGLGGQDLSEEHAIETASAVSAINPDYLSTLSLMVVEGTPLYEQVRRGEFKLLTPVQYLKEIKLMLENVSLKNCIYRSNHASNYLPLRGVLNRDKQKLISLLETALSNPNMLRPEFLRGL; from the coding sequence ATGCGTTACGAGGGCGCAATATTTCGTCCTCCTAGCGAGGCATCAAGCCTCATTTTACAAATATCTGTCGGATGCTCTAACAATACCTGCACCTTTTGCGGTGCATACAAAGACAAGAAATTTAGAGTAAAAAGCTGGCTGGAGATCGAAGCAGATATTTTGATAGCTAAAAGATATCTGGACAGAGTCAAAAGAATCTTTCTTGCGGATGGCAATGCCATGGCGCTGGACAGCAGTCTCCTAATAAAAACTTTAAAGATGTTGTACCATGAGTTTCCTTTTCTGGAACGTGTGGGTATCTATGCGGGAGCACAAGACATTCTTCGAAAACAGCCTGAGGAATTAAAAGAACTCAAAGAATCAGGACTTGGTATCGTTTACTTTGGTCTGGAAAGCGGTAGCGATAAGATCCTTAAAATGGTTAGAAAAGGAGTAACTCCCGCTCAGATGATAGAAGCCTGTAAAATGGTTATGGAGGCTGGTCTAACCCTGTCCGTGACCGTTATAGCCGGATTAGGCGGGCAGGACCTAAGTGAGGAACATGCAATTGAAACAGCCTCTGCTGTTAGTGCCATTAACCCTGATTATCTTAGTACACTATCCTTAATGGTAGTTGAGGGCACACCTCTTTACGAACAAGTTCGCCGTGGAGAGTTTAAACTGCTCACACCAGTTCAATACTTAAAGGAAATAAAATTAATGCTGGAGAATGTTTCTCTCAAAAATTGTATATATAGAAGCAACCATGCCTCAAATTATCTCCCACTTAGAGGCGTCCTAAACCGGGATAAGCAAAAATTAATCTCTCTTTTAGAAACCGCACTTTCAAATCCGAATATGTTGAGACCGGAGTTTTTGCGTGGGCTTTAA
- the RpoE gene encoding DNA-directed RNA polymerase specialized sigma subunit (sigma24 homolog) has product MKVETIVQKLKNGDIQALRLIYELFYKQAFKAAFFITNDAGLAEDAVHEVFLKLLDKADQIEDPSKLEAWLCRTASNTARDIMRHRYRSALFAEARNVYSNNQRISPEATLLINEEKQIVKQYIERLQPEHKIVIYLKYYKDLPVDEISKILGIPVGTVKSRLIRARVELRKIMDPENYLNRHNISSLADRKGVK; this is encoded by the coding sequence TTGAAAGTTGAAACAATTGTTCAAAAACTAAAAAATGGGGATATTCAGGCTTTAAGACTTATTTATGAACTATTTTACAAACAGGCCTTTAAGGCAGCGTTTTTCATCACCAATGATGCTGGTCTGGCTGAAGACGCCGTTCACGAAGTTTTTTTGAAACTCCTGGACAAAGCAGACCAGATCGAAGACCCCTCAAAACTGGAAGCCTGGCTCTGCCGCACGGCGTCCAACACGGCCCGGGACATCATGCGCCACCGTTACAGGAGCGCGCTTTTCGCCGAGGCCAGGAATGTTTACTCGAACAATCAGAGGATATCCCCGGAAGCAACTCTGCTGATTAATGAAGAAAAGCAAATCGTTAAACAATATATTGAGCGTCTTCAACCAGAACATAAAATAGTGATTTATTTAAAATATTATAAGGATTTGCCAGTTGATGAAATTAGTAAAATCCTGGGTATTCCGGTAGGGACCGTTAAATCCCGCCTGATTAGAGCAAGGGTAGAATTAAGAAAAATAATGGATCCAGAAAACTATCTTAACCGTCATAATATAAGCAGTTTAGCAGACCGCAAAGGGGTGAAGTAG
- a CDS encoding hypothetical membrane protein, producing the protein MKQPSDIELEKLIKDSVREMVESAAPPPLEESWARFEKKLKDKQPNLVKHHIIKNKNPLPLRLAIAAGIIVLLAGTLSISFPTKARALGVKIVNIVGTLISGTQMNVRTEYKHNEPGQPTPPGEGVREVEIGQETVVSIDEARSACPYPLVIPEYLPPGFVLDTVKFQEMVKPVVKVTMRFTGPDSSCFLFTQVNSPGEYAQGYGYDLEDATVQDFIAGENNGKLVTFKNNKIKFMWIKQGVIYSLEGNLPKEDTLKIIQSM; encoded by the coding sequence ATGAAACAACCTTCCGATATTGAACTGGAAAAACTAATTAAAGACAGCGTACGAGAAATGGTTGAATCGGCCGCTCCTCCCCCGCTGGAAGAATCCTGGGCGCGTTTTGAAAAAAAGCTGAAAGATAAACAGCCCAATTTAGTAAAACATCACATAATAAAAAATAAAAATCCTTTACCTTTACGCTTGGCCATAGCGGCGGGTATTATTGTACTTTTAGCCGGAACCCTTTCCATCTCTTTTCCAACAAAAGCCAGGGCGTTGGGTGTAAAAATAGTTAATATTGTAGGGACCCTGATCAGCGGCACGCAGATGAATGTTAGAACTGAATACAAGCACAACGAGCCCGGCCAGCCGACCCCGCCCGGTGAGGGAGTCAGGGAAGTTGAAATCGGACAGGAAACAGTCGTTTCAATAGATGAAGCAAGGTCGGCTTGTCCCTATCCCCTAGTGATTCCTGAATATTTGCCTCCCGGCTTTGTACTTGATACCGTCAAATTTCAGGAAATGGTAAAACCGGTTGTAAAAGTTACTATGCGTTTTACCGGGCCTGATTCAAGTTGCTTCTTGTTTACCCAGGTCAACTCGCCCGGCGAATACGCTCAAGGATACGGTTATGATTTGGAGGATGCCACCGTGCAAGATTTTATTGCCGGTGAAAACAACGGAAAGCTTGTCACATTTAAAAATAACAAGATTAAATTTATGTGGATAAAGCAGGGGGTAATTTATTCGCTGGAAGGAAACCTCCCGAAAGAAGATACCTTGAAAATAATCCAATCAATGTAA
- a CDS encoding hypothetical membrane protein, with product MKRLLVTLIIFSLLLMLTSTVAYAKSFEESNLSAWDIELQQQREAEKPLPLEEGIKKFNENKAIADQQKAEADQKALEQIIQGARTSPGSVEIPPGLESKKDTDSVTSADVVKTWYYWANRDKSDGGSGIGWSGSSWAAYDDIRNGSRAELYGDYWAKAWGWDYYTPSTTGNYSVTTKFYVTGRIISGSSLAVKVKVTDTSTGQTVTRTIFNPSPGYFNNQEVIATEQFYLYSGHEYAFTFETETDASALVTATFSDFFEKEFGGTQRKIYFYSMSLSI from the coding sequence ATGAAAAGACTTCTTGTAACCCTAATCATCTTCTCTTTACTACTCATGTTAACATCCACGGTTGCATACGCTAAATCGTTTGAGGAGAGCAATCTTAGTGCTTGGGATATTGAGCTTCAGCAGCAGAGAGAGGCTGAAAAACCGTTACCATTGGAAGAAGGAATCAAAAAGTTTAATGAAAACAAAGCAATTGCTGATCAACAAAAAGCAGAAGCGGATCAAAAAGCTTTAGAACAAATAATCCAAGGAGCTAGAACTTCACCAGGGAGCGTTGAAATTCCCCCTGGGCTCGAATCTAAAAAGGATACAGATTCAGTTACTTCGGCTGATGTAGTAAAAACATGGTATTATTGGGCCAATCGAGATAAATCAGATGGTGGTTCAGGCATCGGTTGGAGTGGTTCTTCTTGGGCGGCCTACGATGATATCAGAAACGGATCAAGAGCAGAATTGTATGGTGATTACTGGGCAAAAGCTTGGGGATGGGATTATTATACACCTTCTACAACCGGGAACTATTCTGTAACAACTAAATTTTATGTTACAGGACGCATTATTAGCGGTAGTTCATTAGCAGTAAAAGTCAAAGTGACTGATACCAGTACTGGGCAAACTGTAACAAGAACCATTTTTAACCCCTCCCCTGGGTACTTTAATAATCAAGAAGTTATTGCTACTGAGCAATTTTACCTGTATTCTGGCCACGAATACGCATTCACGTTTGAGACAGAAACTGATGCAAGTGCTCTCGTCACCGCTACATTTAGCGATTTCTTTGAAAAAGAATTTGGCGGGACACAGCGGAAAATCTATTTCTATAGTATGAGTCTATCCATATAA
- the Tra5 gene encoding transposase and inactivated derivatives — MSHTTFYKLLDRFKEHGEAGLYDKERVPGIKPNQTPTDVEGAILAFVLDHPTYGPKRISAELKKRCIRVGETAVYGVLKRNSLNTRRDRLKWVDSLQPPQEKTAWELDKEASQHRHVHAPQPGYLMGQDGKLVGRLANIGKVYVQVGVDCASSYGWAKLYTDKTADSAADFLIHVHSDCQSKGVEVQRVLTDNGKEYGSSEPTYGHTYGAACLILGIKHKTTKVKHPWTNGYAERFVQTLYQEFFQVALRRKRYTSVEELQADLDRYLLYYNWERPHQGRRTRGRTPAQAFFVPYPDQLLLPAPKLAA, encoded by the coding sequence ATGTCTCACACCACCTTCTACAAGCTTTTAGACAGGTTCAAAGAGCATGGTGAGGCCGGACTATACGACAAAGAACGTGTGCCAGGCATTAAGCCCAATCAAACTCCAACGGATGTTGAAGGAGCTATCCTGGCTTTCGTGCTCGATCACCCTACGTATGGTCCGAAAAGAATCAGCGCCGAACTCAAGAAACGCTGCATTAGAGTAGGCGAAACCGCTGTGTACGGGGTGCTTAAACGAAATAGCCTCAATACCAGGCGCGACCGCCTTAAATGGGTTGACTCCCTGCAACCTCCACAGGAGAAAACAGCCTGGGAGCTGGATAAGGAGGCCAGCCAACACCGGCATGTGCACGCCCCCCAACCAGGCTATCTGATGGGCCAGGACGGGAAACTTGTTGGCCGCCTGGCCAATATCGGAAAAGTATATGTTCAGGTCGGGGTGGACTGCGCCAGCAGCTATGGCTGGGCGAAGCTCTATACCGATAAAACGGCCGATTCTGCTGCCGACTTTCTAATTCACGTCCACAGCGATTGCCAATCTAAAGGCGTAGAAGTGCAGCGAGTCCTGACGGATAATGGCAAGGAATATGGGTCGTCCGAACCAACCTACGGGCACACATATGGTGCTGCCTGCCTTATCCTGGGTATTAAGCACAAGACCACCAAAGTAAAGCACCCCTGGACCAACGGTTATGCTGAGCGATTTGTCCAGACCCTATACCAGGAATTCTTCCAGGTAGCCTTAAGGCGGAAAAGATACACCTCTGTGGAGGAACTCCAGGCTGACTTGGATCGGTACCTGCTCTATTACAACTGGGAGCGGCCCCACCAGGGCCGTCGCACCAGGGGCAGAACTCCGGCACAAGCATTCTTTGTACCATACCCGGATCAACTTCTTCTGCCGGCACCGAAACTGGCTGCGTAA